From a single Ooceraea biroi isolate clonal line C1 chromosome 12, Obir_v5.4, whole genome shotgun sequence genomic region:
- the LOC113563027 gene encoding uncharacterized protein LOC113563027 produces the protein MLLQKTHLGWIVAGKTCDINVQSNVVCHLSTILFDNLVQKFWEIEKLPAKRILSPEEVACETHFCKTFKRESNGRYSVSLPFNEQKAKLGDSRHIAERRFYSLERKLSSNPEMYEAYRNFLQEYQTLGHMSEVINVGDERCYFIPHHAVVKESSLTTKLRVVFDASTKTTTGVSLNDVLMVGPVVQDNLFSIITRFRLHNVAFSADIEKMYRQFLVHPADRPFQRILWRNKKDEPLRVFQLNTITYGLSSAPFSSTRSLVQLAHDEQHHFPSAAEIILGDMYVDDLLSGATTLEKALQVKDEIIQLLQTGGLKLRKWASNDPRFVDSIINDTGDSHLALNLTEAHKTLGIYWKPHQDTLVYEIDIKPQPNRIMKRVILSQIASLFDPLGLLGPIIVAAKIFLQKLWKLHLTWDDSIPSELAAEWIQIYEELPLINQLVFPRQICVADPVNIQLHGFADASEAAYGACIFFRSVDASGTHSVKLVCFKTRVAPLKQISLPKLELCAAVLLARLYSVVHKAFKLKFDKIVLWSDSTIVLQWINMSPHRLKSFVANRITEIQQLTETCEWRHVPSLDNPADLASKGLSPKQFVRCTLWNCAPSWLAADESAWPENKVPTGSTKNVTELRTFITLKIEQPCELFHRFSSIVTLQRVIAWCYRFIHNTRNKNKYRGNLSANELQNAMTIIIKLVQSECFAHEITRLERKEHCSKHSKVLSLNPFLDANVVLRVGGRLRHANLSYDQKHPILLPEKHVVTDMIIRNIHDKLCHAGPQATLYVMR, from the coding sequence ATGCTTTTACAAAAAACTCATTTGGGTTGGATCGTAGCAGGAAAAACTTGTGACATTAATGTTCAATCAAATGTTGTTTGTCATTTGTCAACTATTTTGTTTGATAATTTAGTACAGAAGTTTTGGGAGATAGAGAAATTACCTGCAAAACGAATACTATCTCCTGAAGAGGTGGCATGTGAAACTCATTTTTGCAAAACCtttaagagagagagtaaTGGTCGTTATTCAGTCAGTCTTCCCTTCAATGAACAAAAGGCCAAATTGGGTGATTCACGTCATATCGCGGAGAGAAGATTTTATAGTCTGGAAAGAAAATTATCGTCGAACCCGGAGATGTACGAAGCTTATCGTAATTTTCTTCAAGAATATCAAACTTTAGGACATATGTCTGAAGTCATCAATGTAGGAGACGAGAGATGTTATTTCATTCCACATCATGCTGTGGTGAAAGAGTCTAGTCTTACTACTAAGCTGCGAGTTGTTTTTGATGCTTCTACAAAAACAACCACAGGTGTTTCGTTGAACGATGTCCTAATGGTGGGACCCGTTGTACAAGACAATCTTTTTTCCATCATCACTCGCTTCAGGCTCCACAATGTAGCCTTTTCAGCAGATATAGAAAAGATGTACAGACAATTTCTCGTACATCCTGCAGATCGACCATTTCAACGAATTTTATGGCGAAACAAGAAGGATGAGCCCTTGCGTGTTTTTCAGCTCAATACCATAACTTATGGTCTTTCGTCGGCACCATTTTCATCAACACGGAGTCTGGTACAGTTGGCACACGATGAACAACACCATTTTCCGAGTGCAGcagaaataatacttggcgacATGTATGTAGACGATTTGTTATCCGGAGCGACAACCTTGGAAAAGGCACTGCAAGTTAAGGATGAAATAATACAACTATTACAAACCGGAGGCTTAAAACTTCGTAAATGGGCCTCCAACGATCCACGGTTTGTTGACTCTATTATCAACGACACTGGTGATTCACATCTTGCGTTAAATTTAACGGAAGCGCATAAAACATTGGGAATTTATTGGAAACCTCATCAAGATACGTTGGTTTATGAAATCGACATAAAGCCACAACCAAACAGGATTATGAAGCGCGTCATATTGTCGCAAATAGCGTCATTGTTCGATCCTCTGGGGTTATTAGGACCAATCATCGTAGCAGCCAAAATATTTCTCCAGAAGCTGTGGAAATTACACCTAACTTGGGACGACAGCATACCATCAGAATTAGCTGCAGAATGGATTCAAATATACGAGGAATTACCACTCATAAATCAGCTGGTATTTCCACGGCAAATCTGCGTAGCGGATCCAGTCAACATTCAACTACATGGATTCGCTGATGCGAGCGAAGCAGCTTATGGCGCTTGCATATTTTTTAGATCAGTAGATGCTTCCGGGACACACTCAGTAAAATTAGTGTGCTTCAAAACTAGAGTTGCACCACTCAAACAGATATCGCTACCCAAGTTAGAGCTATGTGCAGCTGTGTTGCTTGCAAGACTTTACTCAGTCGTCCACAAAGCCTTCAAGTTAAAATTTGATAAGATTGTTTTGTGGTCAGACTCGACCATTGTATTACAATGGATTAACATGTCTCCGCATCGTTTAAAATCCTTTGTGGCCAACAGAATTACTGAAATCCAGCAGCTTACTGAAACATGTGAATGGAGACATGTACCATCACTCGACAATCCTGCCGATCTAGCATCAAAAGGATTATCTCCGAAACAATTTGTGAGATGTACGTTATGGAATTGTGCACCATCCTGGCTTGCTGCTGACGAATCTGCGTGGCCTGAGAATAAGGTACCAACAGGATCAACGAAAAATGTGACCGAGCTACGCACTTTCATCACCTTGAAGATTGAACAGCCGTGCGAGTTATTTCATCGCTTTTCATCCATTGTAACACTTCAGCGAGTAATAGCATGGTGCTATAGATTTATTCACAACACCAGAAACAAGAATAAGTATCGAGGAAATTTGTCAGCCAATGAATTGCAAAATGCTATGACTATAATAATTAAGTTAGTCCAGAGCGAATGTTTTGCGCATGAAATTACACGATTAGAAAGGAAGGAGCATTGCAGTAAACATAGTAAGGTTTTGTCTTTGAATCCGTTTTTAGATGCAAATGTTGTTTTACGTGTTGGAGGTCGATTAAGGCATGCTAACTTATCATATGACCAGAAGCATCCTATTTTATTACCTGAGAAACACGTTGTTACTGATATGATAATTAGAAACATTCATGACAAGTTGTGTCACGCTG